TCCCCCTCGGAGAACCTGTTCCAGCCACGCGAGAACTTGAAGTTCCCGGGCGAGGTCCAGCTTATATCGAAATCATCCAGATCTTCAGGGAGTATAGGGACTGTGACAACATCCAGCTTCCTGTGGAAGCATAGAGGAGCTGTGAAAACTCTCCTTGGCATTATCTCGTTCGCGAGAATTAATTTCTCAGCATTATACTTCCTTCTGATCTCCTCCACTTTGGATTCCAGCTTCAGCCTGACGAACTCAGTGATGGACCATGCTATATCGAGCGGGTTGGCTTTCTTGGATATTGATAGAGGATGTATGTGCACATGAGCCCCATTCCCACTCCAGATTATGAATACGGAGTTCCTCAATCCCTCTCCATTCAGGAAGTTTACTATCTCCCTTATCACCTCCACAGTAGCCCTCCAGTTCCCTATCTCGCTATCTATATCCCAAGTGGGCGTTACAGATACGACATTCCCCTCATCGTAGACGTCCTCTCTGCTCTCTATCCTCCCATATATCTCTATCGTTCCATAGAGGGTCCTGGGCCTTAAGGAGCGGAGAAGGTTATCTAGCTCCAGCTCGTCCCTCACCCTCAAGGGCTTCCCATTCAAGTACCTCCTGAACCCGCTCTCAGCCTGAACTGAGACCCACCTCCCCCTGAGGAAATCTATTAAAGCTTCCCTGACATCGGCCCTCGAGAAGTGATCTAGTGCATGCATTACGGCACCTCGGACTCGCTCTTCCTCCTGGCTTCAGCTATCCTCTCCATTACCTTCTTTGGGAGGGCATAATCCTCCTTGGAGAATTCAGCTGGACCTATTATCTCCATCCCCTTCCCCGGAATTATCTCTATCTCGTACATCCTGAGATCGTGATTGGTCTGCCTCATCTTCTCTATCATGAGGAACCTCCTCAGCCTCCCTCCCTTGACGGACCTCCTGAACCTTATTATGCCATCCGCTATATGCTCTATCCCGAAACCGAATGCCTCAGAAGTGGATATAGCGTATTGGGAAGTGGCCAATATAGTGAAATCCCACTTGCTGAAGACCTTCTTTATGTAATAACTGTACTTCCTCGCCATAGCTGGCTTATCCAACCAGAAAGCGCTCAGGGAATCTATTATGAGCCTGGCCCTCCCATATCCCAGCTTCTTCTTCGCATCTATTACCTTCTGGACTAATGCCTCCGGATCGAGGGAGGTCAGGCTCCACTCATCGGTAGCGAGGAGGGCATCTATCACTATTACCTTGCCCTCCTCAACCCCCTTCCTGATGTCCATACCCAGGAGTTCAGCTTGCTCCAATATCGAGTTCCTCGATTCCTCCGTAGTCACGTATATGACCTTATCCCCCTCCTCATATCCCCGCCACGCGAAATGCTGGCAGAGTATCGATTTCCCTGTCCCGGGCTCTCCAGTGATAGCGACGAGGAACCCCCTGGGTATACCGCCTTCCAGCATCTCATCCAGCTTCCTTATGCCAGTCGAGAGCCTATCCATCGGGGATATTCGAAGCTAACTATAATTAATTATAATGCATAGCTTTATCTCCTCCCGTCAGTTGAAGTGCCCCCCCCGAGCATCCACTTTAAAGAGCCAGGCGCAATAGCTCGGGGATCTCATGAGGGATGTCCTCGAGCGGGACTTCTTCCGGAGGAGGCCAGATATAGTCGCGATGGATCTGCTCGGCAAAGTCATCCTGAACAGGAGGAGGGAAGCTGCGGGCATAATAATCGAGGTGGAGCCTTACTTCGGCCCCGAGGATCCGGCATCCAGGGCTAGGAAGGGAGGTGATCTAGCTAGGACTATGGGAAGCGAACCTTGCACAGCCCTAGTTTACGGAGTCCACAGGCAGTGGCTCCTCAACATAGTCGCTCACGAGGATGGGGAGCTGGGGGCTGTGCTGATGAGAGGGATAATCCCCATAGATCCCGTGGCATTTAAGCCCTCGAAGCCTATATCGGGACCCGGACGCGTCACAAAATATTTGGGTGTGGATAAGAGCTATCATAAGGCTTTCTTATGCAGTTATGATGGAGAACTGCAGCTTAGGCATGGGCTGAGCCTTGATACTAGCATAATAATCAGATCTAGGAGGGTCGGGGTGAGGGAGGATCTCCCAGAGCCCTTCAACTTCAAGGTACGAGTAGAGGAGCTTTTGAAAATATTGAAGAGCTGAATTCTGCATAGTTTTGATGAGAGACCGCTCTTGAGATCCCCTGAGTCCTCAAGAGTTGAGAGCGTATCGATTGTATGATCAGCTAGATTGAAATAGATAGTCCATCTAGCAGCATCT
The sequence above is drawn from the Candidatus Korarchaeum cryptofilum OPF8 genome and encodes:
- a CDS encoding DNA-3-methyladenine glycosylase, whose protein sequence is MRDVLERDFFRRRPDIVAMDLLGKVILNRRREAAGIIIEVEPYFGPEDPASRARKGGDLARTMGSEPCTALVYGVHRQWLLNIVAHEDGELGAVLMRGIIPIDPVAFKPSKPISGPGRVTKYLGVDKSYHKAFLCSYDGELQLRHGLSLDTSIIIRSRRVGVREDLPEPFNFKVRVEELLKILKS
- a CDS encoding KaiC domain-containing protein, with protein sequence MDRLSTGIRKLDEMLEGGIPRGFLVAITGEPGTGKSILCQHFAWRGYEEGDKVIYVTTEESRNSILEQAELLGMDIRKGVEEGKVIVIDALLATDEWSLTSLDPEALVQKVIDAKKKLGYGRARLIIDSLSAFWLDKPAMARKYSYYIKKVFSKWDFTILATSQYAISTSEAFGFGIEHIADGIIRFRRSVKGGRLRRFLMIEKMRQTNHDLRMYEIEIIPGKGMEIIGPAEFSKEDYALPKKVMERIAEARRKSESEVP